A stretch of candidate division WOR-3 bacterium DNA encodes these proteins:
- the kbl gene encoding glycine C-acetyltransferase, whose protein sequence is MAYGKIREFLQNELKTVREQGLYKEERYIHGPQGAQIKVEYPEGAPQKGVLNFCANNYLGLSSHPEVIKAAHEALEQWGYGLSSVRFICGTQSLHRQLERKIAEFLGMEDAILYSSCFDANGGLFEVLLGPEDAIVTDQLNHASIIDGIRLCKVPKERRLIYQHADMADLEAKLKQARAGGARFVMIATDGAFSMDGDVAKLDQIVPLAEKYDALVMIDDSHATGFMGKTGRGTHEHCGVMGKVDIITTTFGKAMGGASGGVTAARKEIVEILRQRSRPYLFSNTLCPVVAAATLRVIELLSQTTERRDKLEWNTKYFRQKMTEAGFDIKPGEHPIVPIMLYNAKLAQDFARDLYHEGIYVIGFFYPVVPKGQARIRVQLSAAHDKEHIDRAIEAFVKVGRKYDILGKKREEIIARYGE, encoded by the coding sequence ATGGCATATGGCAAGATCAGGGAGTTTCTGCAGAATGAGCTGAAGACGGTCCGGGAGCAGGGGCTCTATAAGGAGGAGCGTTATATCCACGGACCGCAGGGGGCGCAGATCAAGGTTGAGTATCCGGAAGGGGCACCACAGAAGGGGGTGCTGAACTTCTGCGCCAATAACTATCTCGGGCTTTCGAGCCATCCGGAGGTGATCAAGGCGGCGCACGAGGCGCTGGAGCAATGGGGCTACGGGCTGTCCTCGGTCCGGTTTATCTGCGGAACCCAGAGCCTGCACCGCCAGCTGGAGCGCAAAATCGCCGAGTTTCTCGGGATGGAGGATGCAATTCTCTATTCCTCCTGCTTTGATGCGAACGGCGGGCTGTTTGAGGTGCTGCTGGGACCGGAGGATGCGATTGTTACCGACCAGCTGAATCACGCCTCGATCATTGACGGAATCCGGCTGTGCAAGGTGCCGAAGGAGCGCCGGCTGATCTATCAGCATGCGGATATGGCGGATCTGGAGGCGAAGCTGAAGCAGGCGCGGGCGGGCGGTGCCCGGTTTGTGATGATCGCTACTGATGGCGCATTTTCGATGGACGGTGATGTGGCGAAGCTGGATCAGATTGTGCCGCTGGCGGAGAAGTATGATGCGCTGGTAATGATTGACGACTCCCATGCGACCGGTTTTATGGGCAAGACCGGACGCGGGACCCACGAGCACTGCGGGGTGATGGGCAAGGTGGATATCATTACCACCACCTTCGGCAAGGCGATGGGCGGTGCCTCGGGCGGTGTGACCGCTGCCCGGAAGGAGATTGTGGAGATTTTAAGACAGCGGTCCCGACCGTATCTGTTCTCCAATACGCTGTGTCCGGTGGTGGCGGCGGCGACGCTGAGGGTGATTGAGCTGCTGTCGCAGACGACCGAGCGCCGGGACAAGCTGGAGTGGAACACGAAGTATTTCCGGCAGAAGATGACCGAGGCGGGCTTTGACATCAAGCCGGGTGAACATCCGATTGTGCCGATCATGCTCTACAATGCGAAGCTGGCGCAGGACTTTGCCCGGGATCTGTATCACGAGGGGATCTATGTGATCGGGTTCTTCTATCCGGTGGTGCCGAAGGGTCAGGCGCGGATCCGGGTGCAGTTGTCGGCTGCCCATGACAAGGAGCACATTGACCGGGCGATTGAGGCGTTCGTCAAGGTCGGCAGAAAATACGACATCCTCGGGAAGAAGCGGGAGGAGATCATCGCCCGCTACGGCGAGTAA
- a CDS encoding GIY-YIG nuclease family protein, giving the protein MSRQFYVYLMASRTGTLYLGVTADLRRRVYEHKHKLIPGFTARYNINRLVWYEVYEDPVNAITREKQNKRWRREKKEALIRQMNPGWRDLSPDIGVEE; this is encoded by the coding sequence GTGTCCCGCCAGTTCTATGTCTACCTGATGGCAAGCAGAACCGGCACACTCTATCTCGGCGTTACCGCCGACCTCCGGCGCCGGGTGTATGAACACAAGCACAAACTCATCCCCGGATTCACCGCCAGATATAACATCAACCGGCTGGTCTGGTATGAGGTCTACGAAGACCCGGTTAATGCCATCACCCGGGAAAAGCAGAACAAGCGCTGGCGCCGGGAAAAGAAGGAGGCGCTGATCCGGCAGATGAACCCGGGCTGGCGCGACCTCAGCCCGGACATCGGAGTGGAGGAATAA